The following nucleotide sequence is from Gammaproteobacteria bacterium.
GAAATCGCGCTCGTAATTTTCCGGTCGCCAGCTTTCCTCCAGCCCCGGTTCATCAACCACGATGGGTGCGTCATTGATGATGCTGGCCGGTGTGAACCCATTGTCCAGCGCGGCGGAGTAAAAGAAAGGCTTGAAATTGGAGCCCGGCTGCCGCCGCGCTTGGGTGACACGGTTGAACTTGCTGTGGGCGTAGTCAAAGCCGCCAACCAGGGCACGGATGGCGCCATCCCCCGGCACCATGGAGATCAATGCGCCCTGCACGGCCGGAATCTGCGCCAGCCGCCATTGGCGTTGGGATGGTTTGACCGCGGCCTCACTTTTCTTTTTGCGGGCACTGTCATCGCCGGGCTCTTCGTCGGCCGCCAGCTGTACGCGCACTATATCGCCAACTTTTACTGTTTCCCGGGCCGTTTTGGGCGCCGGGCCGTGTTTATCCTTGTCAATGTAGGGAGCCGCCCAGGACAAACCGGGCCACTCAACATGGATCACCCCCGCGGTTGGGGTGTAAACGTCGATGGATTTGTCGGCGACAGCGGTCACGATGCCCGGCAGCAGATCCACTGAAACTTCGTCATTGGCCAGCGCCGTCGCCCATTGTGTCTGGGCGCTGTTGGGCGGGAGATCGACATGGCGTTCTGCGCCCCGGTAACCATGGCGTCGATCGTAGTCGATCAACGCGGTGCGCAACGCGGTGTTTGCCGCCTCCTGCAAACGTGAGTCCAGTGTGGTGTAGACCCGAAAACCGGAAGTGGTCGCCGTCTCTTCACCGTATTTCTCAATTAAGGCAGAGCGCACCATTTCCGCCATATCCGGGGCTTCGACTTCGATCGGCAGGCCATGGAGGGATGTCGCGATGGGCGCGCGCATGGCCTCGTCATACTGGGCCTGCGTGACATGGCCTTTCTCCAGCAGGCGGCGCAGCACGTAACTACGACGCTTGAAGGCGGCATCCGGGTCATGCACCGGGTTGTAATCCGTGGGGGCGGGGGGGATGCCGGCGATGGTGGCCACTTGATCCAGCCGCAGATGCTGCATGTCCGTGCCGTAGTAGACCTCGGCTGCGGCGGCAATGCCGTAGGCGCGCTGGCCCAGAAATATGGTGTTCAGATAGAGCTCGAGGATTTCATCCTTGCTGAATTCCTGTTCAATCTTCAATGCCAGCAGGATTTCCCTGGCCTTGCGTACGTAGTCCTTGTGGGGCGTGAGAAAGAAGGCCCGCGCCACCTGCATGGTGATGGTGCTGCCACCCTGGCGCTTGTTGCCGGCGCGCAGTTCGTTGGCAATAGCGCGCACCAGCCCCTGCCAATCAACCCCGGGATGTTCGTAGAAACGATCATCCTCGGCGTCCAGAAACGCATGAACGACGATCGGCGGCACGTCTTTCAAATGTACCGGTGTGCGGCGCTTCTCACCGAATTCACCGAGCAGTCGTCCGTCGCGGGTGTAGATGCGCAGCGGCACCTGCAATTGCACATTCTTGAGCATTTGGACGTCGGGTAATCCGGGCAACAGGTAGTACACCGTGCCTCCGGCGGCGAGCAATACCGCCAAAAAACCAGCCAAGAGGAGATTGAACGCAAAACGCAACATATAGTGTTTCGTATTTTTTAATACCGCTATAGGTTATGAAAGTAAAATTTAAACAATAAAAACTTATTTATAGCAATGAATTACGATAAATATTTAATTTGTTTTTTAAATAAAATTTGGCTATAGTTATCGCCGGGAGTTAATGTTTAGAGCGATGTATGCTGTATAACCATGCACCATAGAAGGGAAAAACAGTGGCATTGCTAGCGCGAAAAAAGCCGCAGCTGGTGGGCATCGATATCAGTCCTACCACGATCAAGTTGCTCGAGATCAGCCGCAGCGGAAAGAACTATAAGGTCGAAAGCTACGCGGTGGAGCCGCTGCCGCCCAACGCGATTGTCGATCGCAACATTGCCGATGTCGCCACCGTGGGCGAAGCCATCGGCCGTGCGGTCAAGAAATCTGGCACACGAACCAAATTCGCCGCCTGCGCAGTGTCAGGCGCCGCAGTCATCACCAAGGTCATTACCATGGACAAAGGTCTCACGGATGAGCAAATGGAATCCCAGATCCAGCTTGAGGCCGATCAGTATATACCCTATCCCCTGGAGGAAATACGCCTGGATTTTGAAGTCCAGCGCGCTTCTCCGCAGGACGCGAACAAGGTGGAGGTACTGCTGGCTGCTTCGCGCAGCGACAATGTCGAAGCGCGGGTGGCGGCGCTGGAAGTGGCGGGATTGACCGCCAAGGTGGTGGATGTCGAGGCCTTCGCGCTGGAGAACTCCGTCAACCTGATCGTCGATCAAATGACCGGTGGCGGGGAGCCCGGAATCATCGCAGTCGCAGACGTCGGGGCGACGGTGACGACTTTGAGTGTGCTGCAAGATCGCAAGATTATTTACAACCGCGAGCAGCAATTCGGGGGTCGTCAGCTGACTGAGGAAATCCAGCGGCGTTACGGATTGTCCTATGAAGAGGCGGGGCTGGCCAAGCGCCAGGGCGGATTGCCTGAAAATTACGAGCCGGAGGTGCTGGAGCCTTTCAAATCCTCCATGGCCATGGAAATCAGCCGCGCCCTGCAATTCTTTTACTCCGCGAGCCAGATAGGCGCCGTCGATCACATTCTGGTGGCGGGCGGTTGCGCCGCCATTCAAGGCATAGCCCAGGTCATCGAGAGCAAGACCGGCACCCGCACCTCGGTGGCGAATCCCTTTGCCCAGATGCAAACCTCGTCACGCCTGCGGGAGGAGATTCTTCGCGCCGATGCGCCAGCACTGATGGTGGCTTGTGGTTTGGCCTTGAGGAGCTTCAGCTAATGGCCCGCATAAACCTTCTACCCTGGCGCGCCGAACTGCGGCGTGAGCAACGCAACCAATTTGCCACCATGCTGGGCATCACGGCGGTTGTGGCGATTGTCGCCGCGGCCGCGGTGTGGTGGTACTACGACCAGAAGATCGATTATCAAAAGCAGCGCAATACATATTTGGATGCTGAAATCGCCAAATTGGACAAGAAAATCGATGAGATTAAGGACATGGAGCAGGAACGGGAACGCCTGGTGAAACGCATCGAGGCGATCCAAAACCTGCAGACTGTCAGGCCACTCGAAGTGCGGCTGTTTGATGAGATTGTCACGACCCTGCCTGAAGGCGTGTTTATCAAGCAGATAGATCAAAAAGGCTCCGCGATCACCATCAGGGGATCCGCACAGTCACAATCGCGGGTGTCAAATTACATGCGCAATATCGAGGCCTCGAAGTGGCTGACCAATCCGAGGCTCGAAGTGGTGCAAACCCAAACCGCGCCCAAGGAAGGGGAACGCACCAGCGATTTCATACTGCACGTCGATCAAGTACTGCCCACCCTTGAGGCGGAGCAGCCCAAGGGCAAAAAGGGCGCCAAGAAGCCCGTCAAGAGGGGTGCGTGATGAAACTCTCTGACCTTCAAAATTTATCCCTGGATAACGTCGGTACTTGGCCGCTGCCGATCAAGGCGTTCACCATGCTGTTGTTGTTTGCCCTCCTTGTAGGCGGAGGTTACTACGAATTCACCATGCCGCAGCTCGAAGAATTGGACAAGGCCCAGAAACAGGAAGCGGACAAACTGTCTGATCTGGACACCAAGCAACAAAAGGCGGCTAACTTGGAGGCTTTGCGCCTGCAATTGGATGACATCCGCAAAATCATGGATGAGATGAAACAGAAACTGCCCAGCAAGACACAGATTCCGGACCTGCTGCAGAGCGTATCGCAGGCCGGACTGGGCGCGGGTCTGGAGTTTGAAATTTTCAAGCCCGGTGCGGAAAAACCCGTGGAGTTCTACGTCGAGTTGCCCATTGATATCCGGGTGAACGGCCAGTACCACGAATTCGGCAAATTTATCAGCC
It contains:
- a CDS encoding pilus assembly protein PilM, producing MALLARKKPQLVGIDISPTTIKLLEISRSGKNYKVESYAVEPLPPNAIVDRNIADVATVGEAIGRAVKKSGTRTKFAACAVSGAAVITKVITMDKGLTDEQMESQIQLEADQYIPYPLEEIRLDFEVQRASPQDANKVEVLLAASRSDNVEARVAALEVAGLTAKVVDVEAFALENSVNLIVDQMTGGGEPGIIAVADVGATVTTLSVLQDRKIIYNREQQFGGRQLTEEIQRRYGLSYEEAGLAKRQGGLPENYEPEVLEPFKSSMAMEISRALQFFYSASQIGAVDHILVAGGCAAIQGIAQVIESKTGTRTSVANPFAQMQTSSRLREEILRADAPALMVACGLALRSFS
- a CDS encoding penicillin-binding protein 1A, encoding MAGFLAVLLAAGGTVYYLLPGLPDVQMLKNVQLQVPLRIYTRDGRLLGEFGEKRRTPVHLKDVPPIVVHAFLDAEDDRFYEHPGVDWQGLVRAIANELRAGNKRQGGSTITMQVARAFFLTPHKDYVRKAREILLALKIEQEFSKDEILELYLNTIFLGQRAYGIAAAAEVYYGTDMQHLRLDQVATIAGIPPAPTDYNPVHDPDAAFKRRSYVLRRLLEKGHVTQAQYDEAMRAPIATSLHGLPIEVEAPDMAEMVRSALIEKYGEETATTSGFRVYTTLDSRLQEAANTALRTALIDYDRRHGYRGAERHVDLPPNSAQTQWATALANDEVSVDLLPGIVTAVADKSIDVYTPTAGVIHVEWPGLSWAAPYIDKDKHGPAPKTARETVKVGDIVRVQLAADEEPGDDSARKKKSEAAVKPSQRQWRLAQIPAVQGALISMVPGDGAIRALVGGFDYAHSKFNRVTQARRQPGSNFKPFFYSAALDNGFTPASIINDAPIVVDEPGLEESWRPENYERDFAGPTRLREALTKSRNLVSIRLVREMGVDVALNYVRNFGFDVDRLPHSLSLALGTGELAPIEVARGYSVFANGGFLIEPYFIDHIQDAQGHILMQASPRRACHDCEITAPGAPAAPAPTDTTFAPRVINPQNCWMMTSIMRDVINYGTGQRARVLGRSDIAGKTGTTNDQRDAWFSGFNTQLETTVWVGFDQVQPLGKDETGAKAALPMWIDFMRVALEGMPESLWPQPPGLVTVRIDPQTGLLARPDDPAAIFETFREEQVPTSIAPPTSAAVNNSGTPGTSQDSELF
- the pilO gene encoding type 4a pilus biogenesis protein PilO; protein product: MKLSDLQNLSLDNVGTWPLPIKAFTMLLLFALLVGGGYYEFTMPQLEELDKAQKQEADKLSDLDTKQQKAANLEALRLQLDDIRKIMDEMKQKLPSKTQIPDLLQSVSQAGLGAGLEFEIFKPGAEKPVEFYVELPIDIRVNGQYHEFGKFISQVANLERIVTAHDIKIKSSGKGDKLVMEATAKTYRYLDEKEEQEAAAKNVKAKPAKKK
- a CDS encoding PilN domain-containing protein produces the protein MARINLLPWRAELRREQRNQFATMLGITAVVAIVAAAAVWWYYDQKIDYQKQRNTYLDAEIAKLDKKIDEIKDMEQERERLVKRIEAIQNLQTVRPLEVRLFDEIVTTLPEGVFIKQIDQKGSAITIRGSAQSQSRVSNYMRNIEASKWLTNPRLEVVQTQTAPKEGERTSDFILHVDQVLPTLEAEQPKGKKGAKKPVKRGA